A single window of Zea mays cultivar B73 chromosome 10, Zm-B73-REFERENCE-NAM-5.0, whole genome shotgun sequence DNA harbors:
- the LOC100284751 gene encoding nudix hydrolase 13 isoform 2 (isoform 2 is encoded by transcript variant 2), which yields MGCNGIRMASPSASGEKKTTILVARKGRLRQRYDGEYRLVAGCVPYRVDADGQTQLLMVSTPNRDDLVFPKGGWEDDEDVHEAACREALEEAGVRGAINRSALGMWVFRSKSSPVSSDSPRGACKGYIFALEVAEELEQWPEQDTHGRQWVSPADAYRLCRYDWMREALSALLDRLTEEPEPPKSPAADGLGEHAGVCMMVKATTAAADRAVALC from the exons ATGGGG TGCAACGGAATAAGAATGGCGTCGCCGTCAGCGTCAGGAGAGAAGAAGACTACGATCCTGGTGGCGAGGAAGGGCCGGCTGCGGCAGCGCTACGACGGCGAGTACCGCCTGGTGGCCGGGTGCGTGCCGTACCGCGTGGACGCGGACGGCCAGACGCAGCTGCTCATGGTGTCCACGCCCAACAGGGACGACCTCGTCTTCCCCAAG GGCGGGTGGGAGGACGACGAGGACGTGCACGAGGCGGCGTGCCGCGAAGCGCTGGAGGAGGCCGGCGTCAGGGGCGCCATCAAC CGAAGTGCGCTCGGGATGTGGGTGTTCAGGAGCAAGAGCAGTCCGGTGAGCAGCGACAGCCCCCGGGGCGCCTGCAAGGGCTACATCTTCGCGCTGGAGGTGGCGGAGGAGCTGGAGCAGTGGCCGGAGCAGGACACCCACGGCAGGCAGTGG GTCTCCCCGGCGGACGCGTACCGCCTCTGCCGCTACGACTGGATGCGCGAGGCGCTGTCGGCACTGCTCGACCGCCTCACGGAGGAGCCCGAGCCCCCCAAGTCCCCCGCCGCGGACGGCCTCGGCGAGCACGCAGGCGTGTGCATGATGGTCAAGGCGACCACAGCCGCTGCGGATCGAGCGGTGGCGCTCTGCTAG
- the LOC100284751 gene encoding nudix hydrolase 13 isoform X2, with protein MASPSASGEKKTTILVARKGRLRQRYDGEYRLVAGCVPYRVDADGQTQLLMVSTPNRDDLVFPKGGWEDDEDVHEAACREALEEAGVRGAINRSALGMWVFRSKSSPVSSDSPRGACKGYIFALEVAEELEQWPEQDTHGRQWVSPADAYRLCRYDWMREALSALLDRLTEEPEPPKSPAADGLGEHAGVCMMVKATTAAADRAVALC; from the exons ATGGCGTCGCCGTCAGCGTCAGGAGAGAAGAAGACTACGATCCTGGTGGCGAGGAAGGGCCGGCTGCGGCAGCGCTACGACGGCGAGTACCGCCTGGTGGCCGGGTGCGTGCCGTACCGCGTGGACGCGGACGGCCAGACGCAGCTGCTCATGGTGTCCACGCCCAACAGGGACGACCTCGTCTTCCCCAAG GGCGGGTGGGAGGACGACGAGGACGTGCACGAGGCGGCGTGCCGCGAAGCGCTGGAGGAGGCCGGCGTCAGGGGCGCCATCAAC CGAAGTGCGCTCGGGATGTGGGTGTTCAGGAGCAAGAGCAGTCCGGTGAGCAGCGACAGCCCCCGGGGCGCCTGCAAGGGCTACATCTTCGCGCTGGAGGTGGCGGAGGAGCTGGAGCAGTGGCCGGAGCAGGACACCCACGGCAGGCAGTGG GTCTCCCCGGCGGACGCGTACCGCCTCTGCCGCTACGACTGGATGCGCGAGGCGCTGTCGGCACTGCTCGACCGCCTCACGGAGGAGCCCGAGCCCCCCAAGTCCCCCGCCGCGGACGGCCTCGGCGAGCACGCAGGCGTGTGCATGATGGTCAAGGCGACCACAGCCGCTGCGGATCGAGCGGTGGCGCTCTGCTAG